One window of the Salvelinus alpinus chromosome 13, SLU_Salpinus.1, whole genome shotgun sequence genome contains the following:
- the LOC139536873 gene encoding claudin-4-like, giving the protein MASFALELVGVILSVLGWILSIVSCALPMWRVSAFIGANIVTAQVYWEGLWMSCVVQSTGQMQCKVYDSMLALPQDLQAARALSVVTIILGVLALLVATIGAKCTNCIEEEGVKAKVMVSAGAAFILASLAQLVPVSWSAHTIILEFYNPIIPSAQKMEIGAALYLGWAAAALLLVGGAILCCSCPPQEDKPMTRYSIPPQSQMAYSAAPRSMAASSYNRKDYV; this is encoded by the coding sequence ATGGCATCGTTTGCTCTGGAGCTAGTGGGTGTGATCCTGTCAGTGCTGGGTTGGATACTGAGCATAGTGAGCTGTGCTCTGCCCATGTGGAGGGTCTCAGCCTTCATTGGAGCCAACATCGTCACAGCCCAGGTCTACTGGGAAGGTTTATGGATGAGCTGTGTGGTTCAGAGCACAGGCCAGATGCAGTGTAAGGTGTACGACTCCATGCTGGCCTTGCCCCAGGACCTGCAGGCTGCCAGAGCTCTCTCTGTGGTCACCATCATCCTGGGGGTCTTAGCTCTCCTCGTGGCGACCATCGGAGCCAAGTGTACCAACTGCAtcgaggaggagggagtgaaggcCAAGGTGATGGTGTCCGCCGGAGCTGCCTTTATCCTGGCTTCGCTGGCCCAGCTGGTGCCTGTGTCCTGGTCAGCCCACACCATCATCCTGGAGTTTTACAACCCTATCATCCCCTCGGCACAGAAGATGGAGATCGGGGCAGCGCTGTACCTGGGCTGGGCCGCGGCCGCATTGCTGCTGGTGGGGGGGGCTATCCTCTGCTGCAGCTGCCCTCCTCAGGAAGACAAACCAATGACAAGGTACTCAATCCCTCCCCAAAGCCAGATGGCGTATTCCGCTGCTCCAAGGTCCATGGCCGCCAGCTCCTACAACAGGAAAGACTATGTGTGa
- the LOC139536874 gene encoding claudin-4-like, which translates to MSMGMEIVGIALGVIGFILGIVVCALPLWKVTAYIGANIITSQTIWEGLWMNCVTQSTGQMQCKVYDSLLALPQDLQAARAMTIIAIILGILGVMVSIVGAKCTNCIDDEPAKAKVMIISGIFFILAGILVLIPVSWSASTIIQDFYNPLLINAQKRELGASLYIGWGAAALLLIGGAMLCSSCPPREEKRYKPPGMAYSAPRSGGAAGYDRKDYV; encoded by the coding sequence ATGTCGATGGGCATGGAGATCGTGGGAATTGCCCTGGGCGTCATAGGATTCATCCTGGGCATCGTGGTCTGTGCTTTGCCCTTGTGGAAGGTGACAGCCTATATCGGAGCTAACATTATCACATCCCAGACCATATGGGAGGGCCTATGGATGAACTGTGTGACTCAGAGCACGGGGCAGATGCAGTGTAAGGTCTACGACTCCCTCCTGGCCTTGCCCCAGGACCTGCAGGCCGCCAGAGCCATGACAATCATCGCAATCATCCTGGGGATTCTAGGGGTGATGGTCTCCATCGTCGGAGCCAAGTGCACCAACTGCATCGATGATGAACCCGCCAAAGCTAAAGTCATGATCATCTCCGGAATCTTCTTCATCCTGGCCGGGATCCTCGTCCTCATCCCTGTCTCCTGGTCGGCCAGCACCATCATCCAAGACTTCTACAACCCTCTTCTGATCAACGCACAGAAGAGGGAACTGGGGGCCTCTCTCTACATTGGCTGGGGGGCCGCAGCCCTGCTACTGATCGGAGGGGCCATGCTGTGCAGCTCCTGCCCCCCCAGGGAGGAGAAGAGGTACAAGCCCCCCGGCATGGCCTACTCCGCCCCTCGCAGCGGGGGCGCAGCGGGATACGACAGGAAGGACTATGTCTGA